cagaattcaAAATAGAGTTTCTTATTTGTTTCTATTGATTATTTTCTTTCAATTGATGTTCTTGTgagatttataaatatttataaattatttataatttaaattattataaattattataatgattAAGCTAAAAAgataaaacattcaaatattattacaatttaaattaatattttctattggaatatataatttattcctatgcTGGCAGATCATTGCTTaagaaaacattctaatatgttttaatgatttaatatgTTTTGTGGAACctgtgattcttttttttttcagattctaTAAAGTTAAAAACAGAAACAGTATTAGTTTGAAACTAATTTCTTTTTGTAGCAATTTGTAATGGCCAGCAACACATTCAGCATGTGAGGTCTATACAAtacagatgtttacatttacacaGCATTGACATTTAGTAAATAATTGGTtggaaaatgttgattttgatgactAATCTCAATTTAAGTTTGGTCTATAAGTAGTTAAAGTGAAGACTCAGTCGAAAAAGAGCATTGCATTTCTATGAAACATTATGCATAATCTCTCTTGGTCTCCAAAATCTCTTTCATAACTAAAAGTTTCACCTGAGGCAGAATTGAAGAGACTCACCCAGTCCAGTGCAACTGCTGTCAGCTCTTATCTGTAGAAAGTGTCTCCTCTGAGATCAGTCCACTTGTGTTCAGATTACAGAACCTGCTCTCCGAACGCGTCCATTCGACAGGACgaaagaaggaaagaaagaaattaagagAGAGATGAGGGAGGAGAGGTGGTCGATGTTGCTATAGAGACGCTCACTGTGTGGATGAGAGCTTGAACGTAATGAATGTCAGAGTGTGATGCCAACTCAACAAAGATGAGTAGATAgattaaaaattaacataaaaattAGTCTGTCACTGCTATTACATCTCATGAAGCGTCTGTCCCTCTATTCATGTTATATGAGATGAGATGCTTAAGTGTGTTGATGGGATCTCATATTCAGTCAAACAGGGAGGgagggatggatgatggatcCCAACACAGTTTAATGCAATTCATCCTCAGAATTTTGGTGTCATTTGCTTGCTGAAAAGGCAGATGGTGTAAATACGGGACATTTGTCAGTGTCCATCAACAGCTGGAGAGCTTTGTTGTTATGCAAAAATGCAGAACTGTTGCATTTTGTCGGCTAATTGAAAGGCACCTGCTGATTTCTGTGTTCAGTCCAGCTTTATCTGCTGCCATCTGCTGGATGTAAAGAAACCTCAGTCCTGCAGGGTCTGCTTTTTCACAACATGAGAACACATTTCACACATTGGATTTGGCACATTGGATTTTACCTCAGATGACCTTCCTGATGCATCTCGTGCAACCCAGCTGTTAGGACACACTCACTCCTACAGCCAATTCAGCATATCCAGACCACCTAACTGCATGTCTTTGAACTGTGGGGGAAACGGGGAGAACATGCAGACTCCACACAGAAAGGACTCCTCCAGGCTCAGTCAGGGGTCAAACCGGGGACCTTCTTGCTGTGAGACAACAGTGATACCTTTTTGAGCAAAAATCACTAGATCTTTCCTTAGGATTCGTCACCTCTGCTAAATGTATTTGTGTTCCTCGGAAGAAAGTAATATTTCCACCCAGCCCCCCAAAAATGTGCGATTAACTCCATAATATGTACACTAATTTGTGATCGCCTCAGTACCCTTTAAAACTCATATGAAACCAGCGGCAGGCTTTGGCTCATCCCTGTACTTTTGATTTAGTCATCATGTTCTTCAATCCGTAGCAGCTCAGCGCCAGCATCAAAAGCGGAGGACAATGTGTGTGCATTCATCATATCTGCATCTGTGTAATTCTTTGTCATAAATTCAGTTTACATAATATGAAGTGGGAGAAATTCAAGACGGTTTCCCATCCACTGTAAAATGGAACGAACTTATGGAACGAACGTGGcaccagttttgttttttccgtaagtagaatagggaaggcataggacatacagcgtaagcgttttggaGAATGCAGAAAGCagaattttttgtaaaataatttgtgtttataaagcatatacagttgtattttttccaaaaatgaccgatcgtttcactagataagactcttattcctcgtctggtatcgtttaaagccctttgaagctgcactgaaactgtaattttgaccttcaaccgtttggagtccattgaagtccactataaggagaataatcctggaaagttttcatcaaaaaccttaatttcttttcgactgatgaagacggacatcttggatgacatgggagtgagtaaattatcaggaaaattttacaaacccaattccaaaaaagttgggacactgtacaaattgtgaataaaaacagaatgcaatgatgtggatatacctttcagcattgatggtgcctttccagatgtgtaagctgcccatgccacatgcactcatgcaaccccataccatcagagatgcaggcttctgaactgagcgctgataacaagttgggttgtccttgtcctctttagtccggatgacatggcgtcccagttttccaaaaagaacttaaaattttgattcgtctgaccacagaacagttttccactttgccacagtccattttaaatgagccttggcccagagaaaacacctgcgcttctggatcatgtttagatatggcttcttttttgacctatagagttttagccggcaacggcgaatggcacggtggattgtgttcaccgacaatgttttctggaagtattcctgagcccatgttgtgatttccattacagtagcattcctgtatgtgatgcagtgccgtctaagggcccgaagatcacgggcatccagtatggttttccgggcttgacccttacacacagagattgttccagattctctgaaactttggatgatattatgcactgtagatgatgataacttcaaactctttgcaatttttctctgagaaactcctttctgatattgcgcCACTATTTTTCGcagcagcattgggggaattggtgatcctctgcccatcttgacttctgagagacactgccactctgagaggctctttttatacccaatcatgttgccaattgacctaataagttgcaaattggtcctccagctgttccttatatgtacatttaacttttccagcctcttattgctacctgtcccaacttttttggaatgtgtagctctcatgaaatccaaaatgagccaatatttggcatgacatttcaaaatgtctcactttcaacatttgatatgttatctatattctattgtgaataaaatataagtttatgagatttgtaaattattgcattccttttttattcacaatttgtacagtgtcccaacttttttggaatcgggtttgtatttaaaagttgactaatcctttaatgtgtcATGATATATTGCCATAGTGCCTCAGTTCAAGAGGCAcgtgaaccaatcatctctttACTACTACttatagcatgaaataaacatgaatgaacatcagaagatCTGTTGTTTCAATCGTGGAAAGACGTGAATGCACACCATTTTttaagttcaagtccaccgacgtTAATTTACTAACTCTCCTGTCTGGTTTGTTtatcggacaaaatggcggattctgaGTTATGATCAgtcagatcgcctgtcaatcaaactctcGCGAAGGGTGAATTGCGATATTATGATCAAACCCAGATCAGTTTCACCAGTGATGATTCACTGATATTTAACAGTTTGAAAGTACAGTCAGTGCAATATGGTACAGTCATGATTCATTTGAAACAAAACTCAAACAAAATAAAGTAGTTTGCAGTTCTTTGTTTGTCTATAGAATGGACGACATTTCTAATTGCTTTTCTAAAGACACTCAAGTAATTCTGAAGTCTTTACCATGttctttattcattcattcataaagaaCTTTTTCATGGTTTTGCAAGTTGATAGTGTGCaggattttctttgtttttttcgtATTTTGACTACACCAGTCTTTTTTCCTACGCACTTATCCATGACCTACAGGTGTGCGACGCTAATTGATCATGGTTAAAGCATAAAAAATATCAGTCAGTGGGGTTagaaatataatgtttatttttcttgcCCCACGGACatatttttgtttcgttttgttTTTCAGAAGTCATGACAAGATATCATTTTGCTTCTGAAATAAATCTATATCGGTTTAAGAATTTTAATTAATAGAATAGACATTAATAGAAATTAATagaaagacaaaaatactaaataagaaatgtttttgtatcgtAATGGCAaacgttttaaaataaaatcaattactTCCTTACAAAAATAGACAGACATATTTTGAGGAAAACGTGAACAATGACTATATGCATGCAAATCATCACATTATTGCACTGCAAAAACATGACTTTcttactcagtatttttgtcttgttttccagtacaaatatctaaacattttcaaatcaagatacatttacttaagAAGCAAAATCGcttaagatattaagtcttgttttctgaacacaatcatcaaaattaagtgtatttgtgcttaaaacaaaaaatctgtcaatggggtcagaaaaaaatccaattaattaaaagagaaaagtttatttttctgacaccATTGgcaatttttttcttgttttaaacaaacacacttaattttgaaacaatttcagaaaaacaagacttaatattttaagtcatttaGCAAAATGTATCTCCATTTAAgggatttttagatatttgtactggaataCAATACAAAGAATACTCAGTAAGAACATTTTATATGCTTGTATATGCTTGTACAGCTCAGAAAGGTTCATTTCTTCCTGTTGACGATGTTGTTGCAGATCCAATTCATACCGTCCTGAAAATACACAGAGAAAATGGAAGATTTAGGTGATGGCTGCACCTGGTAATCTGTTCTTACCCCTCAAAACTGCTTTAATGTAATTAGACACAGTAGTTACATTTTGTAGTAGTTAGTTGTTTATATGTGAACCTTTAGCGCTCCCTGCTGTCACTCACCTGTACTCCCTCTCCTGTGACCGCCGAACAGGCCTGGATCTGCCAGACTCGGTCTCTGTAGGTGTGCAGGTTCAAACCCTCGGCCATCTCACTGGCTGGAGATGCTGTTCCTAAATCCTGCTTATTGGCAAAGATGAGGATGGGAACACCCGCAAGGTTTTCCTCATCTACCAGCTCTGACAgttcctacacacacacacacacacacatagcatGCTATTTAACgtcagcatgaaatcaaaataattttttataaatgatttatcatcattaatttttttaaattcatgttccttgTAATCTTtgatcaaaataacttcccctccctcttgcagctaCATCTCTTCTCCTAtaacgagggcggggcaacctgtcactcatatgagatccaccaatagcaaaccacaaccatccaatcaattccccacagacaaaatcaagccccaccctatatttgttcttgttccagaagccgtttcactcagatacgtcaaaataaggaagaaaagactattgtgACTaaagaaaaaactgtaatagatcttACATTTCATTTAATCTTACAGTAAAGTACCGTCAGTAAAGTCATTTCCACAATTCCCTGTGtaacacttcacatttgatgatttttaattttaaatagttatgtttcttagtttttttttatttatgttaccTCTTATGTTGtgaaatgaatgtttattggattattttagtattatgcataatggtgttttgtgtttgtgtgacatTGTGCACCTTATTAGTAAAATTGCAGGTTTAATGACAGATTTTCAGTCAGGTCTCAGACACTGTATGTTTCTCTATGTTATACTGTGTAATTTAACCCAGCTCACCGATAACATGtgaacaaacaacaaacaagTTTTGTCCCGGGAAGATTCTATGAATGGCATTTGCATGTAATTTTCTGTCTTACCAAGCCTGTTTCCTCAAACCGCTTCTTGTCAGTGCTGTCGATGACATAAACCTACAGATGAACCAACAAACAAGTCTTGTTAGTTAGCAAACAGTGACACTTGACACAAAAAATGAATGGTATTTCTCTACAGTCTTTCCAAAGTAATCATTTCTCACCAATAAATCTGTGTTTTCTAGGTATTTCTTCCAGAAAGGACGGATCTTTCTCTGTCCGCCGATGTCCCACACGTTCAGTTTCATCCCATGAGAGGCCACGCTCTTGATGTTAAAGCCCTGAAAACATTTTACTGGTCAACATCACCCAAATTAACTTCATTTGCAAATCAAAGAAGGTGTAATTTGACACAACAGTCTCTGTTCCAGCAGGCTCTGTGCCAAAACCTAGCAAGCTGCCTACATAGAcagcattttaataaaaaaattaataaaaactgactaataaaaaaaactaataaaaacattatataatgatAGCCTACTAAATAGCAGGTTTATTCAAATCCCTAATAATCCATATATGAGCAATAATAGTGATGCTTGCCTTTGCAGTAATAACAATGTTCTTCTTCTTCAAGCAGTAAGTAAACTAGCTGGCTTTTTTCTTGTTCTGAGGTGAACAGATTAAGCAAACAACGTTTTGCCTCAGCAAATGTACTCGAACATGAAGTATGTATTTAAGACAACGTCAGTGTATATTTGTATTCAAATTGTTGACTATTGcactgttccaaaacctagcaagctgcctacatagacagcattttaaggcatcatgGGAGTGCTCATGACATGAAATTCTGCATGTAATGTATGCTTTAAAATAATCCCATAATACACTGAAATGAGTTTAGTGTAATAATCAAACCAAAATGGCAGATAAACTGTGAGAAAT
This DNA window, taken from Megalobrama amblycephala isolate DHTTF-2021 linkage group LG4, ASM1881202v1, whole genome shotgun sequence, encodes the following:
- the arl3l2 gene encoding ADP ribosylation factor like GTPase 3, like 2 isoform X1 codes for the protein MGEAPKGLLSVMQKLKGSTELELRIVLLGLDNAGKTTLLKCLASEDVSTITPTQGFNIKSVASHGMKLNVWDIGGQRKIRPFWKKYLENTDLLVYVIDSTDKKRFEETGLELSELVDEENLAGVPILIFANKQDLGTASPASEMAEGLNLHTYRDRVWQIQACSAVTGEGVQDGMNWICNNIVNRKK
- the arl3l2 gene encoding ADP ribosylation factor like GTPase 3, like 2 isoform X2, producing the protein MQKLKGSTELELRIVLLGLDNAGKTTLLKCLASEDVSTITPTQGFNIKSVASHGMKLNVWDIGGQRKIRPFWKKYLENTDLLVYVIDSTDKKRFEETGLELSELVDEENLAGVPILIFANKQDLGTASPASEMAEGLNLHTYRDRVWQIQACSAVTGEGVQDGMNWICNNIVNRKK